A single Candidatus Rokuibacteriota bacterium DNA region contains:
- a CDS encoding SDR family oxidoreductase: MTDDMASVTWDMRGTVVAVTGGTRGIGRGIVEAFAGAGATVWMGSRDAKAGEALAQRLRSGGGAVRFQPLDVTDRGSVRAFRDACLGEAGRIDVLVNSAGVLARKALLELTEEECDAMLGINVKGVILCCQALGEAMVAARSGRIINISSTSAAAGAWKSTVYGATKAAIWQFSRMLALEWAAQGVLVNTIAPGAVPTDLNADVLAIPEQRQTILARIPMGRMGTPADVAGVALFLASPAADYLTGQIIYVDGGRMVT, encoded by the coding sequence GTGACAGACGACATGGCGAGCGTGACGTGGGACATGCGCGGGACAGTGGTGGCGGTGACGGGGGGCACGCGCGGCATCGGCCGGGGCATCGTCGAGGCGTTCGCGGGCGCCGGGGCCACGGTGTGGATGGGGTCGCGGGACGCCAAGGCGGGCGAGGCGCTGGCGCAGCGCCTTCGGTCGGGCGGCGGGGCCGTGCGCTTCCAGCCTCTGGATGTCACCGACCGGGGCTCGGTCCGCGCCTTCCGGGACGCCTGCCTGGGCGAGGCGGGTCGCATCGACGTCCTGGTGAACAGCGCAGGGGTCCTGGCCAGGAAAGCGCTCCTCGAGCTGACCGAGGAGGAGTGCGACGCCATGCTCGGCATCAACGTCAAGGGGGTCATCCTGTGCTGTCAGGCCCTCGGCGAGGCGATGGTCGCCGCCAGGAGCGGCCGCATCATCAACATCTCCTCGACCTCGGCGGCCGCGGGCGCCTGGAAGAGTACCGTGTATGGAGCGACGAAGGCTGCGATCTGGCAGTTCAGCCGCATGCTCGCCCTCGAGTGGGCCGCCCAGGGCGTCCTGGTCAACACCATCGCGCCGGGCGCCGTCCCCACGGACCTGAACGCCGATGTCCTGGCCATCCCGGAGCAGCGGCAGACCATCCTGGCCCGGATCCCCATGGGCCGGATGGGCACCCCGGCCGACGTCGCGGGGGTCGCCCTCTTCCTCGCCTCTCCGGCGGCCGATTACCTGACGGGACAGATCATCTACGTGGACGGCGGCCGGATGGTCACGTGA
- a CDS encoding TetR/AcrR family transcriptional regulator, which produces MVRWTDESAEKKQRHELRRETILQAAAHCFNRKGYRGTTIGAIAQELGVSKAALYYYVESKEEVLFLCHQASMDLGMEGLRRAEALGGTAGERLRAALGYFIEQMAENLKGCFVMLEGGMLSPRLHRQVVRRRDEYEHRLRDLVAEGVASGAFVPCNPKLVVFAILGAVNWVQKWYSPDGEVAAKDIAETFAAFLTRGLERRGVEVPLDTGGEARVPITAAEGFRMRTRANGGNHV; this is translated from the coding sequence ATGGTGAGATGGACCGACGAGTCCGCCGAAAAGAAACAGCGCCACGAGCTCCGGCGGGAGACCATCCTGCAGGCGGCGGCCCACTGCTTCAACAGGAAGGGCTACCGCGGGACGACCATCGGGGCCATCGCCCAGGAGCTCGGGGTCAGCAAGGCCGCCCTGTACTACTACGTGGAGAGCAAGGAAGAGGTGCTCTTCCTGTGTCACCAGGCCTCCATGGATCTCGGGATGGAGGGCCTGCGGCGGGCGGAGGCGCTGGGGGGGACGGCTGGCGAGAGACTTCGCGCGGCGCTGGGATACTTCATCGAGCAGATGGCGGAGAACCTGAAGGGGTGCTTCGTGATGCTCGAGGGGGGCATGCTGAGCCCGCGGCTCCACCGTCAGGTCGTCAGGCGACGGGACGAATACGAGCATCGGCTCCGCGATCTCGTCGCCGAGGGAGTCGCCTCCGGGGCGTTCGTGCCGTGCAATCCGAAACTGGTCGTGTTCGCGATCCTCGGAGCCGTGAACTGGGTGCAGAAGTGGTACTCGCCTGACGGCGAGGTGGCGGCGAAGGACATCGCCGAGACGTTCGCGGCCTTTCTGACGCGTGGCCTCGAGCGGCGAGGCGTGGAGGTCCCCCTCGACACGGGCGGCGAGGCGAGGGTGCCCATCACCGCTGCCGAGGGGTTCCGCATGAGGACTCGGGCCAACGGAGGGAACCATGTTTGA